A stretch of DNA from Polyodon spathula isolate WHYD16114869_AA chromosome 4, ASM1765450v1, whole genome shotgun sequence:
tgcacagcaggttttacccattccaggctttactaagagcttgattagccacagtatgtatgggtaacaagctcaggtgtgtcttaaactcatagtaaaatgaggaatggatcaaacaCCAGTTGTGGTTAGAACATTGCTGGTACAGAGCAGCTCATTCTGCAGCGAAAAAGCAATGTACAGTTGTGAAGGTTTTTATACATAGAGTATAAAGCAAGGATATATGCATTCATTCACATCACATCTTTGTTTTCCTACTGAAGTTCCACACCGTATTCAACCCGAGTACGCTACCGTACACTCAAGGTAACACCGACACATTTTCAAGCTAATCGTCTCACTGTGGTTCTTACCTCCAAGCATATGATAGAGCCCTGATGCTCTCGAAAGACCCTGGTCTGTTCTCCTTTAGTGAGGTCCCATCTGCGCACAGTGCAGTCCGTACTCCCAGAGAACAGTGCCTTGTTTGCGGTGTCCAGTGCCAGGCAGAGGATGGCCCCGCTGTGCCCACGCAGAGTCCGGTAGCAGCGCCCGTCGGACACGACCCAAAGCTTGAGGGTGCAGTCAGTGCTGCCTGTGATGAGGAAGTCTCTGACCTGCTCTCTGTCCGGCTCAGGAAGGAGGTCCTGGGAGGAGCAGTGGGCGAGAGCGAGCACACAGTTCCGGTGTCCACGGAATTCCTGGAGCTGCCTGCCCGTCTCCACACTCCAGCACCGCGCGGTGCGGTCGTAGGAAGCACTGAACAGGCAGCCTTGGGTCACCAGGACTCTGCAGGAACGAGAGCAGAACCAACCAGCGGGAATGCGTTTCATTCACTACACCTATATCCCTAATTGAAATCACAACTGGGAAACACTGCAAACGCAATCACttggcttttatatatataaacaaatatgtacCGTCTACAGCAAGAATCACTTTACATTAGTATTAATTCTGAAATTTTATCTGAAGACATTCTAAATGAACCCAATGAGttctgcaatatatatttttaagtgctctttaataaaagtattaataAGAATGCATGCACCTGTTGAAAACCTAAGAAATCCACCATAGTGACTGCAGTCTCTAAATTCACTAtgtctagtgtgtgtgtgaaaatgaaatacatcACTAGTTGCTCACCCGTTTGCCCTGTTTAACAGTTTATGatcatttttgttcattaaaagtgTGAACATAGTTTTATCAGCCAGTAGGGCTATTAATCATATTTATCATTCAAACAACCCAGCTTGAACACAGAGGGCAGACTGCTCCTGTACACATTAGATTTGCCAATAGTGTCAACTCAGTGAATCATTTCTTTAACTGTCAACcgcaaaaaacaaccaaacagagAGAGGGAAACTAAAAGCAGTAGACCCTTTGCAGTGAACAGTAGCAGTAAAGTAGCGCTCAGATGCAGAGCTGGGAACAGATAGATTAAGAACGAGGTGAAAGAGCAGATTTCTATCAGTGGAGAGTGACAGTCAGAGCCGCACTCTGACAATCAGCATGACAAGAAAATGACAGACTTCAGAAAACAAAgcggctgtttaaaaaaaaaaaaaaaagtggctgttTAAAGATGTCACAGTTTGGTGTTCAAACAAGTATGATAATCgcacaaatcattttaaaaagccagcTGCAGACTGTTTCGAACATCTAAATTGACAAGTACAGCTTGATACGCAACACAGCCTGCCATGAGGCAGATACACAAACCAGCATGTATTGCACAGACAGCTCCAGAAACTGCTTCCCTTGTCAGACAACTGTACAAGCTTTCATTTATTGGCCAGGGGTGGCTTCTTTTGTTAAAACAGATTTCCGTGAGGGACAACGATGCGTTACCGGGACAACAATCTTTCACAACATATACtataaacaaggttgctagttCTGCATTTGCGATCTCACTTATCTACTATAAGTTATCTTATTAGAATCACAGATGCAGTTTGGGACTTCTGCTCAAACTCTACAAAATGCTTTTTGTTATAACAAGAGACACCTtgcacacaacatattaacttctTATTATAAATCGCGAAAGTAAATGTTCACTATTGTTTTTATAGTCAAACAATGGCACATGTTGCACATTTCCATTTACAGTATAGATTCAtaagtacagttttgaaagaacagcGTGTTACAGATTGCTATACCAAACACGTAACAGCAACACAGTAATATCTGGTGGAATACTAAGCTACAGAAAGCTCTCTGTTTGCATGTCTGTCTTTCACTTTTCACAAACACTCAATGCAACGCTCACCTGTTGACAATGGAGGAGTGTCCCTTGAAGACAGCCGTGCAGCCCCCTGTCATCAGGTCCCATCTCCGGACGCTGTGGTCCGCGCTGCATGTGTAGGCAGCATCGTTCTCCAGGTGGCAGGAAGTGATGTAGTTCTCATGGCCTGTGGGGAGGgaagagtacaaaataaataaaaaggaagctTTGTGTAACAGAGCGGAGGCTGGATGCGCACCACTGACCCTGCGCACCAcaagcgagtgtcttaaccaccatgcaaaagagccgggctcgtctccACTTGTGTTTGCTTAGAGCTCCTAGCCTCACCTCACCGACGGGACAGGATCTggaatggcagtgtatcacacaacactgcagaaAGCAGCACAGTCTCATTCCAGTATGCatggcttcagttttttttttttttttttttttttaatagttatggatgacaaTGTCAATCACCACTGCTGCCCTTGTTGCATAAAGTGTGCCTGTGTTGTTTACAGGTGACAAATCACTACAATGTAGATGGTTTCATGTGACAGATTCTGCCTAACTTGTGCACCTGGAGACTCCTTGTGTTGAGACTGGGCGCGAGTCAGGAGTAAGGCTCTATTTTTTCCCACAGATTTCACCATCCGTGAAATTTACCCATCGTCATACTATGTAGTTCCTGTCAATTCAacacagcaaatgtttgcctgaTTGATGCACTGCATTTATGAAGCTGGCAGCCGGATTAGTTTGCTTCCAGTCCATGactgaacacacactgcacagagcggCACAACTTCTTTAAGATGTCTTCAAtgaaagacaccagctgcatcaaagaccggaaatatttctgctaaagatcgctttGTCCAGTACAGTAGACCTATAAACTGTGCAGGCCGAGTGCAGCACGAACATTCAACCAGTGCGCCTACAAACTGTGCAGGCCGAGTGCAGCACGGACATTCAACCAGTGCGCCTACAAACTGTGCAGGCCGAGTGCAGCACGGACATTCAACCAGTGCGCCTACAAACTGTGCAGGCCGAGTGCAGCACGGACATTCAACCAGTGCGCCTACAAACTGTGCAGGCCGAGTGCAGCACGGACATTCAACCAGTGCGCCTACAAACTGTGCAGGCCGAGTGCAGCACGGACATTCAACCAGTGCGCCTACAAACTGTGCAGGCCGAGTGCAGCACGGACATTCAACCAGTGCGCCTACAAACTGTGCAGGCCGAGTGCAGCACGGACATTCAACCAGTGCGCCTACAAACTGTGCAGGCCGAGTGCAGCACGGACATTCAACCAGTGCGCCTACAAACTGTGCAGGCCGAGTGCAGCACGGACATTCAACCAGTGCGCCTACAAACTGTGCAAGCTCAGTGCAAATTAAAATAGGTGTgatctctatttaaaaaaaaaagggggggggggtaatggtTTGCTGTTTAATTCATCGATTTCTATTTATCACCTTTATAGaacacctttattttacaacttgACTCTTTTCGTAGATGTTGTCCCATTATGTGTTTGAGGGCTCAAACAGCATCTCTGACAGTAACACACTGCAGTGCAGGTACGAGCCCACAGGTAAAGTCCCAAAATGTTTACAGAGTCCCCACTGAGGGGCATTTTTTACTCTGTCACATAAACCTGTCCCACAAGATGCGCAGTGAAAACTGTCCTATATAATCAAACACCACAGCACAAAACAATATCGTTTCTAGGATATACAACAGCATGCACTGCGGTATCATATAGGAAACTAAAGcgttttggtaacactttaaaataagggCTGCAAATTCTAATGAGCTCAGTCTGGATAGCCCCCGAACACCACCTGAATGTCTTCTGCATTTCCTCCGAGTTCTGaaatcattcattttgaattcagccccgTGTCGATTTCATTACATGATCCTTTTGTAACAAaagatgttgatcacatgtataaggcaaaACATGAAAATAACTCAGTGTTGTGTTTACAGTACTTCAGCAACATGTTTCAACAACTCCACCGGACAAGAAGTTACCCGTCTCCTTAATCAGAAACACCAAGTTCACATTTTCTATCCTATCACTATACAAACAGAACCAcatacttattctgttgaaaagCGCGGAACTCGCCTGCGACTCGCAAACACACACCCATCGTCACATTtaactaagaaaaataaatacacggGTAGGcctttaacatttgttttcaatataaataaataaataaataaatacaaatggaaGTAACAAACCCTGGAATAGCATGCAGCACTGCTGTTCCGAAGTGCTCCACAGGCGGGCGGTCCAGTCCTCGCTGCCGGTGAGCAGGTAGCGCCCGTCCGGACTGAGGCTTAGCCAGTTAACCCCGCCGCAGTGATCAGCGCAGACTTTCCGCAGGGAAGCAGATCTGGAGCTGCCGCTCCCCATCACCACTGCCTCGGCATGAGGGCTCATCAACTTCGCGCTGGCTCCACCCGAAAACCCCGGCCATCAATGCCACAGGCGATGTTTAATTAGCTTTTGTTGCACCTGCACCTGGAGCTTATGTAGTTCTGAACATCGTCATATTATTATCTTGATCCAGCAAGACAATCCAGTGTAACGCCTTACATTGTGTCCGAGATGAAAGTCCCACGGAACATACACCCACAATTCACTTCACCACTTCGAAAGttatgtgtgtgtcagtttgttgATAGCCTAGTTGTACTAACTGCTCACTGGTGCAAACATATTCCCagttaaatcaataaaacagtgCATACGCATACATACGTGTATTCATACCGGTCCAGCAACGACTTTAAATTTCATTCGGATTTTCACACTTCATGCAGTGTTTTAAACACCCGTAGGCTCACTAAACAGAGAGATTTAACTTCCTTTGCTCGTGTTCCACCGCACTCTCCAGGGTTTGCTGTTCTCGAGTTTTATGCTTCCCCGTTTATGAAGTGCGCGCTGACCTGCTCTTGGGCACTTTCCCCACTTGCCTCAAGACCGCAATGCTGCCCTAGCGTGGGCTTGTTATTAATGGTAACTGTGATCCAAACTGTCAATCCACACTCCAAGCCAAGTAACGCTACCCTCCTGTCCTGAACAGGGATTCCCCCCGGTCTTAAAGGTAGGCCTACCAAAGATCACAGCGTCTTTGTTAGGTTCGGTTAAGtacgctatgtaacacaatttttgttcctgggtagtaagtgttatttcctaattgtttatgcctcaaaagtatagaaaatggctattattccccacagactttgcttttgtgaccaggacagtgatattttgaaatttacctatttccaatgagaaaactgtctttttgttcatataaagtcagaaaaaaacaacatatgaatccaaattaacatgtatttatactaaagtaatacaaaaatgactacaaaagatttagaagtgagtagtttttcgggatttacgattacactgtaaatcactttcacgaatcagcccccaaatgtagtctcccatcatgttctcattatactgtccttggtagcggcgttcaaagttcAGTATATCCTGGTTTAAGCGCTCGCCTTGCACCTCCGAATACGCTCTCATGtcctccttgaatttatcaagatgatcatcaaggatatggactttgagggacatcctacagcccattgtgccgtagttcttcaccagagtctcaaccagctccacatagttttcagccttgtgattgcccaggaagccccgaaccactgcgacaaagctgttccaagccgctttctccttactagtgagcttcttggggaattcattgcactccaggatcttttttatctgtggtccaacgaagacaccagctttgacctttgcctcagacagcttagggaagaagtcttgaaggtacttgaaggctgccgactccttatctagagcgctgacaaattgtttgataaggcccaatttgatgtgcagtggtggcatcagcaccttccaggggtccaccagtggctcccacttgacgttgttcctccccacagagaactcggtccgctgtggccagtcccgcctgtggtagtgctccttggtgtccctgctgtcccaaaggcaaagatagcagggaaacttggtaaaaccgcctcggagacccatcaggaatgccaccattgcaggctcttgatgccatctcagaaaaatgcagatatgtatccacttaggcagctggaactaaactgaactggtgggcttaaggcccctgtatttatattactatttgtattactggaaagttctagaaagttatagacgttactccaagtttactcagcactgaatctatctggaatgttctggaaaataggtacatttcaaactatcactgtcctggtcacaaaagcaaagtttgtggggaataatagccattttctatacttttgaggcataagcaattaggaaataacacctaatacccaggaaccaaaaataaataaaaatttgttacacggtggtATCACCAACacctcaaaaataaataagtgaaaaacATTCGAAccgtttgtttttagttttaatgtaTGACTAGTGTTCATTACGTTTCTAAAGGAAACCTGTATGAAAAGCTctctttaaacagaaaataagaaatacacCTAGGATTCAGTGCCGCCATGTGTTTTAGGGCCAAAGGTTATTCGTTTACATCTTGACTACATTTTCTGGAATGTTATGAATTTTGATTGAATTATtaggtctgtttttgttttttttcccccagatacCTTTTTAAACTTCATCGTCACAAAAGACCACGTCGTTCTTCCACAGTATTTCCCATTACAATCACTgtcctgtgttgctgtgtttgtttaaaaaaagcagggAGTTGCTtctaacttattattattattgttctagCAGCAAACTCCCTGACACATCATAtcacaaaaacattgttttataatatttttttttacagtaatatgcTCCATGtcaggattaaaaaacaaaattaaatgttgcCTGAAAGAATTTTTTGCCAATAACAGGCTGCTTTCTGCTTCCATTGGATTACACCATGGGAATCAGCTTGCAGGATCTGTAACGCTAGAAGCCTTTGTTGTACACTTAAAGGCGCAGCACAATGAGGATTAGCAGGGCACCATATACGAGAGCTGCTTAACCTTTTCCCTCAATGGGCTTTGTTGTTTGTAGTCATTATTTGGTATAATGTGTGGATGAGAGGCAGACTGCTAATCAGCAGGTGACTTTCAATATAATCTTCCCTGTGAAAAGCTGGTTAACTAAGAGCAGGGCTCAGGAGAAGGAGGGACACCGTGCGCTTTcggttttttatttcattctgcGTCTTGTTATTTATGGATTTATTATGAACCTAGAAAACCGAACTGAGACAAAGTCCTGGTTTCATTCCAGACCAGCGGAACGGGGAACAGACTCATGAACATGTGTTACAGTTAGATCACAAGCCAGAATTTCATCATGTGGATATGTATTAGAttaccccattgcttctgtagttcagcagtgtgcacatgtattagagcaccccattgcttctgtagttcagcagtgtgcacatgtattacaacaccccattgcttctgtagttcagcagtgtgcacatgtattagattaccccattgcttctgtagttcagcagtgtacACAtatattagagcaccccattgcttctgtagttttgatttctTGCACATATTAAATCAAACAACTGagctgtctaatttaattgattactttaatatgccacacatgcaattcatttaaaatagtaagagaaaaggaacagaGAGCCACACataataaaatgcatgagactttttagatgttgtttaagatgcctaattaaagcacaaagtggtctaacatttttcttcatgagtgcctattgtttctataagTGGgataccacagagatcagtattggGACCGttgttattcctaatctatataAATGACCTGGACCAGGACataatcagtaaactatgcaaataTGCAGACGACACGAAACTGGGAGGGGCagccaactcccaatcagcaacttcaataatacaaagagatttagacaagactcaagcttgggctgacacagGACAGATCACATTTAATGTGAATAAGTGTAAAGTCTTACACAGAGGGCGCAAAAACATTAGAGACAAATACAGCATAAATAGTAAAGAAGGGAAGAGGAGGTTATGTACGAAAAGGACTGGAggtagtagtggatgaatctccTACGCCAACTAGAcagtgtggagaagctataaaaaaggcaaatagaatgtcaGGTTACATAGAGCATAGGTGGGCCGAAAAGACGTTTCTCGTTCTTGAATTTCTTATCTTCTTATTACTGATCAGAAATGTCAATTCTCACATCCTGAGGATTCcgtgcaggtaggtatataaagggtAGAATTGACACATCGTgacatgttttaatacatttgcacattactgtatacagtgcatgaTGTGTTGCCAGCAGAAAACAGAATCTAGTTgcataaataaagtagcttttctaatttcAAACATGCGTGTGCGTTCCAGGATTAAGTACAAACACACAAAGAATATGTTTCTTTTGCAGGAACTGCATGTGGATCGAGAAGATTTGAAGCCTGTCACCAGTTCTAAAAAGCACAGGCTTGTGTCACTTCCTGTTTTGCAGCATTCGTCTCTATTGAACTGAAACCTTTTTTTCATTCCGCCTGctaaaatatgcagtttatttGCACTCCCTGAGCGCCAGCCACAAAATAATTAACTCTCTACTAACCCTCCAGGGTTTCTCGCTGCAATGCATTCCCCAggatgaaaacatgctgctttataataaaaataacattcataACCAAAAAGTCTCTATCTCCTTCAGTCTCTATTTTACACttcatatgtttgttttaagttttggcaaggcaacttctcaaactccatggAGTTCacagaaactgttttaaaatttctaaaagttaaaataaacaattgtgaccattcaaaaatatagaaaacaagtACTGACTAGACATTTTAACCTGAAATCCAGGGTTTGCTCATTACAAACTGGACATTCAAGGCTCACAAACATATGAATGCTAGTAACAATGCTAAATCACACGGTCATACAAAACAAATTGATATAAATCTGGGTAGAGTACATTAACcaagtgtttttgtgattaaataaaaaaaaaaaaacaagagtgtACTAATCAAGCTGCTGGACTTCTATTTGTTGTTTGGGTTTAGGGAAATAGAGAGACAAGATACTGTAGAGAGAGATGTTTTTCTTGATGTATGAAGAGACACTAGAGGGCCTAGggccatatttttaaagcatttactccagtctctAATGAACTGCTATTCTATTATGTGGTAAAGCACCAGCTTATGTTAATAAACCACTAGAAacaaacaactaagtaatatacagggtgattagaaagtaagtttaccacatcaacgcaccgtATCTCACACATGGTAGAGCATAGGAAGGTGAAATTGCATGCGGTCATTAAGGGAAACAGGTTGTACTTGTGATAAGCCTTGTAGCAGCAGACCACCGACACCAACGAAGTGGCTGAGATCAGCCATGCTGTAGCAGAACAACCCAGCACAAGCACACGTGTTGTCGACCGCCGCCTGGGTTTACCCAATTC
This window harbors:
- the LOC121314047 gene encoding WD repeat-containing protein 86-like, which encodes MSPHAEAVVMGSGSSRSASLRKVCADHCGGVNWLSLSPDGRYLLTGSEDWTARLWSTSEQQCCMLFQGHENYITSCHLENDAAYTCSADHSVRRWDLMTGGCTAVFKGHSSIVNRVLVTQGCLFSASYDRTARCWSVETGRQLQEFRGHRNCVLALAHCSSQDLLPEPDREQVRDFLITGSTDCTLKLWVVSDGRCYRTLRGHSGAILCLALDTANKALFSGSTDCTVRRWDLTKGEQTRVFREHQGSIICLELVSQHLYSGSADRTVKCWLLDSGKCVRTYKSHKRTVSAIRYHRGILFTGSGDACARAFDTKSGVLRRVFRGHTFIINCIQIHNQLLYTVSHDGTLRVWDVRSVLEQDKETPKKDSQKGSLTRLCNNKVGCMWGSQPQRTERSSQAERELREQEGIELV